A single genomic interval of Solimonas sp. K1W22B-7 harbors:
- a CDS encoding MotA/TolQ/ExbB proton channel family protein: MLEQFWYGLLAPFESIDTFVESGGWVLPWIFIAGLVMWTLIVERWWYLRYAYRKERETLTQTWKARPEHKSWHARQIRRMMISRINVRLVGSLPLIRVIVPLAPLLGLLGTVTGMLEVFDGMSALGYADARTMSDGVSHAMVATLAGLAVSLSGIFFVGRFQTLSMVETELFADALEY, from the coding sequence GTGCTTGAGCAGTTCTGGTACGGACTGCTGGCGCCCTTCGAATCGATTGACACGTTCGTCGAGTCAGGCGGTTGGGTCCTCCCCTGGATCTTCATCGCCGGCCTGGTGATGTGGACGCTGATCGTCGAGCGCTGGTGGTACCTGCGCTATGCCTACCGCAAGGAGCGCGAGACACTGACGCAGACCTGGAAGGCGCGCCCGGAGCACAAGTCCTGGCATGCGCGGCAGATCCGCCGGATGATGATCTCGCGCATCAACGTGCGCCTGGTCGGCAGCCTGCCGCTGATTCGCGTGATCGTGCCGCTGGCGCCGCTGCTGGGCCTGCTCGGCACGGTCACCGGCATGCTCGAGGTCTTCGACGGCATGTCGGCGCTGGGCTATGCCGATGCACGCACCATGTCCGACGGCGTCTCCCACGCCATGGTCGCGACGCTGGCCGGCCTGGCCGTGAGCCTGAGCGGCATCTTCTTCGTCGGGCGGTTCCAGACCCTGAGCATGGTCGAAACGGAACTGTTCGCCGACGCCCTGGAGTACTAA
- a CDS encoding ExbD/TolR family protein yields MRFSRHTQPAEDSHGIDLAPMLDFVLNLLIFFIITNTFVTEAGIHINRPTAQTAVREERNNIIVAISPKGEVWIDKQRVDIRTLRAVIGRMRAANPQAGVIIQADKDARAGLMVEAMDQARLAGVKDVSVAAQPMR; encoded by the coding sequence ATGAGGTTCAGCCGCCATACCCAGCCCGCCGAGGACAGCCATGGCATCGACCTGGCGCCGATGCTCGACTTCGTCCTGAACCTGTTGATCTTCTTCATCATCACCAACACCTTCGTGACCGAGGCCGGCATCCACATCAACCGGCCGACGGCGCAGACCGCGGTGCGCGAGGAACGCAACAACATCATCGTGGCGATCTCGCCCAAGGGCGAGGTGTGGATCGACAAGCAGCGCGTCGACATCCGCACGCTGCGCGCCGTGATCGGCCGCATGCGCGCCGCCAACCCGCAGGCCGGCGTCATCATCCAGGCCGACAAGGATGCCCGCGCCGGCCTGATGGTGGAGGCGATGGACCAGGCGCGCCTGGCCGGGGTGAAGGACGTTTCCGTCGCGGCGCAGCCGATGCGCTGA
- a CDS encoding energy transducer TonB, with translation MRLPASLLLGLLIVLGLFWLMQWMIQPSDHAPAPSQVIESVEMVEVVPDEASPEEAAAAAADEPPPPPSAPPSLARPDLPTMSLPASAPVDAGPIKIPAINTSSLGLGGSSLNGSGLFGGFAGRGSGSGNGSGAGGGFGKGEGFQGKTLVPLSTARPQMPEWACKQGIRGWVEVVFTVMPNGRTADVKLIDADPRGVFEAAAIESVGNWIYQSTGKARMVKQRVPMDPEDCIYNWQQ, from the coding sequence ATGCGCCTTCCCGCCTCGTTGCTGCTGGGTCTGCTGATCGTGCTCGGCCTGTTCTGGCTGATGCAGTGGATGATCCAGCCCTCCGATCACGCTCCCGCTCCCTCGCAGGTCATCGAGTCGGTGGAGATGGTCGAGGTCGTGCCCGATGAAGCTTCGCCGGAGGAGGCCGCTGCGGCCGCTGCCGACGAGCCACCACCGCCGCCCTCGGCCCCGCCTTCGCTGGCGCGGCCGGACCTGCCGACGATGAGCCTGCCGGCCAGCGCGCCGGTGGATGCGGGGCCGATCAAGATTCCGGCGATCAACACCTCCAGCCTCGGGCTCGGCGGTTCCAGCCTCAACGGCAGCGGCCTGTTCGGCGGTTTCGCCGGGCGCGGCAGCGGCTCCGGCAATGGCAGCGGCGCCGGCGGCGGTTTCGGCAAGGGCGAGGGCTTCCAGGGCAAGACGCTGGTCCCGCTGTCCACCGCGCGCCCGCAGATGCCGGAGTGGGCCTGCAAGCAGGGCATCCGCGGCTGGGTCGAGGTGGTGTTCACGGTGATGCCCAATGGCCGCACCGCGGATGTGAAGCTGATCGACGCCGATCCTCGCGGGGTGTTCGAGGCCGCCGCGATCGAGAGCGTCGGCAACTGGATCTACCAGTCCACGGGCAAGGCACGCATGGTGAAACAGCGCGTGCCGATGGACCCCGAAGACTGCATCTACAACTGGCAGCAATGA
- a CDS encoding DUF1329 domain-containing protein has translation MRVRLLILATLLMVGAARADQYRSEVKELDSVPQQAPQKSTQQQLQVTTDPYAKALLLRELAAQAVAKKDYAQASRYLEQALAQKSISGIAAEQMRRDLSQLYLAGGDFKRVLPQLEAQVKAGNAAPETLVALGAAYAEQKRYREAVPLLQKGLAGVKNPDPSWQRALVAALFGAGQEKEALPLLEALLKRDPSQREDWLRLAALTIRHGSKERAQAVMEIANRMGFLEKAEDRLRLVQLTAQVGAPFEAGSLLQSWMKKGLLKPDAANWKLLGGLWIAAREATPAIAALEEALKQQPDAAMYRQLGQLRLDREEYAGAADALYKAVQRGGKDGNTLLALGMARYQQADVDGALVAFRDAAQFAAAKKLAAEWVRYLESGQAREQALAAAAQRRQRGDGGFQLSGRMSGEGFRLSAGQEASVTLAETGGDPYTPIGADRPGSGDGTIPAWTGGLSRGGTPGQRLADPYAADKPLFTITGANVAQYRNRLTPSHQALLARYSTYRIPVYPTRRSVAYPQAIYDATKANVGKAKLLGSDALEGARLGFPFPRPQSGVEVMWNHRTRYRSDAVDLQSTQAVVQADGRIQQPLKQMERVSFRYGNVRSPSDLSKSNILLYYLTWFGRSRNDTDFLVLVHETANSEKDSRDIWVLPPKINKMFRIPPVGYDQPFPGADGLMFVDMMDMYNGAFDRYVWKLTGKREIYVPYNDYRLLDGQTAMADLLRPGHPRQDRMRYELHRVWVIEAVERQGKRHSFGKRVFYVDEDSWNVVLVENYDREGKPWRFQEGHLLAFYDAQFANTAPVFIFDLKDGRYFANRLNDRDPAPQYGLTMRDSEFLPAAVKAKYGR, from the coding sequence ATGAGAGTTCGACTTCTCATCCTCGCGACCCTGCTGATGGTTGGCGCCGCTCGTGCCGACCAGTACCGCAGCGAGGTCAAGGAACTCGACAGCGTGCCGCAGCAGGCGCCGCAGAAGAGCACGCAGCAGCAGCTGCAGGTCACCACCGATCCCTATGCCAAGGCCTTGCTGCTGCGCGAGCTGGCGGCGCAGGCGGTGGCGAAGAAGGACTACGCGCAGGCCTCCAGGTACCTGGAGCAGGCACTGGCGCAGAAGTCCATCTCGGGCATCGCTGCCGAACAGATGCGGCGCGACCTGTCGCAGCTGTATCTGGCCGGCGGCGACTTCAAGCGCGTGCTGCCGCAACTCGAGGCGCAGGTGAAGGCCGGCAATGCCGCGCCCGAGACGCTGGTGGCGCTGGGCGCTGCCTACGCCGAGCAGAAGCGCTACCGCGAGGCGGTGCCGCTGCTGCAGAAGGGCCTGGCGGGCGTGAAGAATCCCGATCCGAGCTGGCAGCGCGCGCTGGTCGCGGCGCTGTTCGGGGCAGGGCAGGAGAAGGAGGCATTGCCGTTGCTGGAGGCGCTGCTCAAGCGTGACCCGAGCCAGCGCGAGGACTGGCTGCGGCTGGCGGCACTGACGATCAGGCACGGCAGCAAGGAACGCGCGCAGGCGGTGATGGAGATCGCCAACCGCATGGGCTTCCTGGAAAAGGCCGAGGACCGCCTGCGCCTGGTGCAGCTCACCGCCCAGGTCGGCGCGCCGTTCGAGGCGGGGTCGCTGCTGCAGTCCTGGATGAAGAAGGGCCTGCTCAAGCCCGACGCCGCCAACTGGAAGCTGCTGGGCGGCCTGTGGATCGCGGCACGCGAGGCGACGCCGGCGATCGCCGCGCTGGAAGAAGCGCTGAAGCAGCAGCCCGATGCGGCGATGTACCGCCAGCTCGGCCAGCTGCGCCTGGACCGCGAGGAGTACGCCGGGGCGGCGGATGCGCTGTACAAGGCCGTGCAGCGCGGCGGCAAGGACGGCAACACCCTGCTGGCGCTGGGCATGGCGCGCTACCAGCAGGCCGACGTCGATGGCGCCCTGGTGGCGTTCCGCGATGCGGCACAGTTCGCCGCGGCCAAGAAGCTGGCGGCGGAATGGGTGCGCTACCTCGAATCGGGCCAGGCCCGCGAACAGGCCCTGGCCGCGGCGGCGCAGCGGCGCCAGCGCGGCGACGGCGGCTTCCAGCTCAGCGGCCGCATGAGCGGCGAGGGCTTCAGGCTGTCGGCCGGACAGGAGGCCAGTGTCACGCTGGCCGAGACCGGCGGCGATCCCTACACCCCGATCGGCGCCGACCGGCCGGGCAGCGGCGACGGTACGATCCCGGCCTGGACCGGCGGCCTGTCGCGCGGCGGTACACCGGGCCAGCGCCTGGCCGATCCCTATGCCGCCGACAAGCCGCTGTTCACGATCACCGGTGCCAACGTCGCGCAGTACCGCAACCGCCTGACGCCGAGCCACCAGGCCCTGCTGGCGCGCTATTCCACCTACAGGATTCCGGTGTACCCGACGCGCCGCAGCGTCGCCTACCCGCAGGCGATCTACGACGCCACCAAGGCCAACGTCGGCAAGGCCAAGCTGCTGGGGTCCGATGCGCTGGAGGGCGCGCGCCTGGGTTTCCCGTTCCCGCGGCCGCAGTCCGGCGTGGAGGTGATGTGGAATCACCGCACGCGCTATCGCAGCGACGCGGTGGACCTGCAGTCGACCCAGGCGGTGGTGCAGGCCGACGGCAGGATCCAGCAGCCGCTCAAGCAGATGGAGCGCGTGTCGTTCCGCTATGGCAACGTCCGCTCGCCGTCCGACCTGTCGAAAAGCAACATCCTGCTGTACTACCTCACCTGGTTCGGCCGTTCGCGCAACGACACCGATTTCCTGGTGCTGGTGCACGAGACCGCGAATTCCGAGAAGGACTCGCGCGACATCTGGGTGCTGCCGCCGAAGATCAACAAGATGTTCCGCATTCCGCCGGTGGGCTACGACCAGCCGTTCCCGGGTGCCGACGGCCTGATGTTCGTCGACATGATGGACATGTACAACGGCGCCTTCGACCGCTACGTCTGGAAGCTCACCGGCAAGCGCGAGATCTACGTCCCGTACAACGACTACCGCCTGCTCGACGGCCAGACCGCCATGGCCGACCTGCTGCGCCCCGGCCACCCGCGCCAGGACCGCATGCGCTACGAACTGCACCGCGTCTGGGTGATCGAGGCGGTGGAGCGGCAGGGCAAGCGCCACTCCTTCGGCAAGCGCGTGTTCTACGTCGACGAGGACAGCTGGAACGTGGTGCTGGTGGAGAACTACGACCGCGAAGGCAAGCCCTGGCGCTTCCAGGAGGGCCACCTGCTGGCCTTCTACGACGCGCAGTTCGCCAACACTGCCCCGGTGTTCATCTTCGACCTGAAGGACGGCCGCTACTTCGCCAACCGCCTCAACGACCGCGACCCGGCGCCGCAGTACGGACTGACGATGCGGGACTCGGAGTTCCTGCCGGCCGCGGTCAAGGCCAAGTACGGTCGCTAG
- a CDS encoding DUF6918 family protein translates to MKSLSDILLAPEKKDAAVADLAKLLEGALAHRGGLTGMALKTGLAMLKSGKPDVMQRGAARMLPEFAVQLQPLFERFQKDGGADFTAFLKKNAGETATVLARTIDQLMSTSQNATAKSLYGKFRGGADKDIAAMVPEVGRLVQKYLA, encoded by the coding sequence ATGAAATCCTTGAGCGATATTCTATTGGCGCCCGAGAAGAAAGACGCGGCGGTAGCCGACCTGGCCAAGCTGCTGGAAGGCGCCCTCGCCCACCGCGGCGGCCTCACCGGCATGGCCCTGAAAACCGGCCTGGCGATGCTCAAGTCGGGCAAGCCCGATGTGATGCAGCGCGGCGCCGCCCGCATGTTGCCCGAATTCGCCGTCCAGTTGCAGCCGCTGTTCGAGCGTTTCCAGAAGGACGGCGGCGCCGACTTCACCGCTTTCCTGAAGAAGAACGCTGGCGAAACGGCGACCGTGCTGGCCCGCACCATCGACCAGCTGATGTCCACCAGCCAGAACGCCACCGCCAAGTCACTCTACGGCAAGTTCCGCGGCGGTGCCGACAAGGACATCGCCGCGATGGTGCCGGAGGTCGGCCGGCTGGTCCAGAAGTACCTGGCCTGA
- a CDS encoding AarF/UbiB family protein produces MLGLGAGSKIVAHSVANMFRDEAARDSADRAFYKRQAQVLADELGNLKGSVMKAGQMLSLYGQYFLPEEAVTVLSSLQDDTAPVDWELVLPVLERGIGRERLRELEVDHRPLAAASLGQAHRARRKRDGQELVIKIQYPGVADAIESDIRTLSRLLMMTRLAPKGLDLEPVFNEVREMLHREVDYETERHFTQTFAEKLADDPRFVVPRVFGEYSSDRVLTTSFEHGHHVRDAAVQELSQERRNGLSRAFLELFLKEFFRWHMVQSDPHFGNYRIRPGADGQDRIVLIDFGATRVFGRGFVESYADIVRGGIERDSATVLRGGIDIGLMKPGFPKSVLETFVKLCETIVEPFGDADRMPAHLRNERGEYLWGKSDLLLRAGRMAASNALSVHFKVPPREIVFLHRRLAGVFIMLATLHGELNARDMLLEYIREG; encoded by the coding sequence ATGCTGGGTCTGGGCGCCGGCAGCAAGATCGTGGCCCATTCGGTCGCCAACATGTTCCGCGACGAGGCCGCGCGCGACTCTGCCGATCGCGCTTTCTACAAGCGCCAGGCGCAGGTGCTGGCCGACGAGCTGGGCAATCTCAAGGGCTCGGTGATGAAGGCCGGGCAGATGCTGTCGCTCTACGGCCAGTACTTCCTGCCGGAAGAGGCGGTGACGGTGCTGTCCAGCCTGCAGGACGACACCGCGCCGGTGGACTGGGAGCTGGTGCTGCCGGTGCTGGAGCGCGGCATCGGCCGCGAGCGCCTGCGCGAGCTGGAGGTGGACCACCGCCCGCTGGCGGCGGCCTCGCTGGGCCAGGCGCACCGGGCGCGGCGCAAGCGCGACGGCCAGGAGCTGGTGATCAAGATCCAGTACCCGGGCGTGGCCGACGCCATCGAAAGTGACATCCGTACCCTGTCGCGGCTGCTGATGATGACGCGGCTGGCGCCCAAGGGACTGGACCTGGAGCCGGTGTTCAACGAGGTGCGCGAAATGCTGCACCGCGAGGTGGATTACGAAACCGAGCGCCATTTCACCCAGACCTTCGCCGAAAAACTCGCAGACGACCCGCGCTTCGTGGTGCCGCGCGTCTTCGGCGAGTACAGCAGCGACCGTGTGCTGACCACCAGCTTCGAGCATGGACACCATGTCCGCGACGCCGCGGTGCAGGAGCTGTCGCAGGAGCGTCGCAATGGCCTGTCGCGGGCCTTCCTGGAGCTGTTCCTGAAGGAGTTCTTCCGCTGGCACATGGTGCAGTCCGACCCGCATTTCGGGAACTACCGCATCCGCCCGGGCGCGGACGGCCAGGACCGCATCGTGCTGATCGACTTCGGCGCCACCCGCGTGTTCGGGCGCGGCTTCGTCGAGAGCTATGCCGACATCGTGCGCGGCGGCATCGAGCGCGACAGCGCCACGGTGCTGCGCGGCGGCATCGACATCGGCCTGATGAAGCCGGGGTTCCCCAAGTCGGTGCTGGAGACCTTCGTCAAGCTCTGCGAGACCATCGTCGAACCCTTCGGCGACGCCGACCGCATGCCCGCGCATCTGCGCAACGAGCGCGGCGAGTACCTCTGGGGCAAGAGCGACCTGCTGCTGCGTGCCGGGCGCATGGCGGCTTCCAACGCCCTGTCGGTGCATTTCAAGGTGCCGCCTCGGGAGATCGTGTTCCTGCACCGCCGCCTGGCCGGTGTCTTCATCATGCTGGCGACCCTGCACGGCGAACTCAACGCCCGCGACATGCTGCTGGAGTACATCAGGGAGGGCTGA
- a CDS encoding DUF1329 domain-containing protein yields the protein MKKVLVTILGAAALCLTAQAGAKVPAAEAAKLGAELTPVGAEKAGNADKSIGAWEPRAREGALKGDWPHDDKIDGEKPIYTITKANMAQYAAKLSEGHKKLLSSYDSYKMNVYPSHRTVGWPDEIYAATKANAASCELVNTEILNGCKLGFPFPIPKSGAEPIWNHKLKWRGESVTRYNNQMIVQPNGQFQLTKIIEDVTFGYASMKNPTELKPGQGEFLKYLSKTVAPPRLAGTFILVHEKMGTGAEGRAAWLYSPGLKRIRRAPTVCCDNPYEGTDGHQFYDQVDMFNGALERYNWKLVGKKEMYIAYNSNKIAGNKVKYKDLAKPKHLNQDLPRYELHRVWVVEADIKPGTSHTFKKRRFYLDEDGWTVGMVDDYDNRDQLYQFQEGHIISAPNIMAATTVPEVIYHFTSGRYFITAAWNEDKPIDATASFNADYFSAASVQKMTTK from the coding sequence ATGAAAAAAGTCTTAGTAACAATCCTTGGCGCCGCAGCGCTGTGCCTTACGGCACAGGCCGGAGCCAAGGTCCCCGCAGCGGAGGCGGCCAAGCTCGGCGCCGAACTGACGCCGGTGGGCGCCGAAAAGGCCGGCAACGCCGACAAGTCGATCGGTGCCTGGGAGCCCCGCGCTCGCGAGGGCGCGCTGAAGGGCGACTGGCCGCATGACGACAAGATCGATGGCGAAAAGCCGATCTACACGATCACCAAGGCCAACATGGCGCAGTACGCCGCCAAGCTGTCCGAGGGCCACAAGAAGCTGCTGTCGAGCTACGACAGCTACAAGATGAACGTGTACCCGTCGCACCGCACTGTTGGCTGGCCGGACGAGATCTACGCCGCCACCAAGGCCAATGCCGCCAGCTGCGAACTGGTCAACACCGAAATCCTCAACGGCTGCAAGCTCGGCTTCCCCTTCCCGATTCCGAAGTCCGGCGCCGAGCCGATCTGGAACCACAAGCTGAAGTGGCGCGGTGAGTCGGTCACCCGCTACAACAACCAGATGATCGTGCAGCCCAATGGCCAGTTCCAGCTGACCAAGATCATCGAGGACGTCACCTTCGGCTACGCCTCCATGAAGAACCCGACCGAGCTCAAGCCGGGCCAGGGCGAGTTCCTCAAGTACCTGTCGAAGACCGTCGCTCCGCCGCGCCTGGCCGGCACCTTCATTCTCGTGCACGAGAAGATGGGTACCGGTGCCGAAGGCCGCGCCGCCTGGCTCTACTCGCCGGGCCTCAAGCGTATCCGCCGCGCCCCGACGGTCTGCTGCGACAACCCGTACGAAGGCACCGACGGTCACCAGTTCTACGACCAGGTCGACATGTTCAACGGCGCCCTGGAGCGCTACAACTGGAAGCTGGTGGGCAAGAAGGAGATGTACATCGCGTACAACTCCAACAAGATCGCCGGCAACAAGGTCAAGTACAAGGACCTGGCCAAGCCCAAGCACCTGAACCAGGATCTGCCGCGCTACGAGCTGCACCGCGTCTGGGTGGTCGAGGCCGACATCAAGCCGGGCACCAGCCACACCTTCAAGAAGCGTCGCTTCTATCTCGACGAGGATGGCTGGACCGTCGGCATGGTTGACGACTACGACAACCGCGACCAGCTGTACCAGTTCCAGGAAGGCCACATCATCAGTGCGCCGAACATCATGGCCGCGACGACCGTGCCGGAAGTGATTTATCACTTCACCTCGGGCCGTTACTTCATCACCGCGGCCTGGAACGAAGACAAGCCGATCGACGCCACGGCCAGCTTCAACGCCGACTACTTCAGCGCGGCCTCCGTGCAGAAGATGACGACGAAGTAA
- a CDS encoding DUF2505 domain-containing protein, giving the protein MKYDEKLDYDKPVDTVLRMYTDRSYFERKYKDSGAWDVEVLEHEKSGKHFRIKCRFNMKSDVPLPDFARKFIGESVTVVQQDAWDLDKLTGRIDTEIKGAPVKVFTEMQLKPEGQGCANHLRWNVNCGIPLIGGKLEKVLAEDLQAKSRTDYQSSIKILRDY; this is encoded by the coding sequence ATGAAATACGACGAGAAGCTCGACTACGACAAGCCGGTCGACACGGTGCTGCGCATGTATACCGACCGCAGCTACTTCGAACGCAAGTACAAGGACTCCGGTGCCTGGGATGTCGAGGTGCTGGAGCACGAGAAGAGCGGCAAGCACTTCCGCATCAAGTGCCGCTTCAACATGAAGTCCGACGTGCCGTTGCCGGACTTCGCCAGGAAGTTCATCGGCGAGTCGGTCACCGTGGTGCAGCAGGACGCCTGGGACCTGGACAAGCTGACCGGCCGCATCGATACCGAGATCAAGGGCGCCCCGGTGAAGGTCTTCACCGAGATGCAGCTCAAGCCCGAGGGGCAAGGCTGCGCCAATCACCTGCGCTGGAACGTCAACTGCGGTATCCCGCTGATCGGCGGCAAGCTGGAGAAGGTGCTGGCCGAGGACCTGCAGGCCAAGTCGCGCACCGACTACCAGTCCAGCATCAAGATCCTGCGCGACTACTGA
- a CDS encoding DUF2970 domain-containing protein, whose amino-acid sequence MATDPTPGQPPDEPPPSLWQTIASVAASFFGVQSSKNRKRDFSKGKPLHFILVALGMTVAFVLVVWVAVRLALRSAGL is encoded by the coding sequence ATGGCCACCGATCCGACGCCCGGGCAGCCCCCGGATGAACCGCCGCCCAGCCTCTGGCAGACCATCGCCAGCGTCGCTGCCTCGTTCTTCGGCGTGCAGAGCTCGAAGAACCGGAAGCGTGACTTTTCCAAGGGCAAGCCGCTGCATTTCATCCTGGTCGCCCTGGGCATGACCGTCGCCTTCGTCCTGGTGGTCTGGGTCGCGGTGCGCCTGGCGCTGCGCAGCGCCGGCCTCTGA
- a CDS encoding SURF1 family cytochrome oxidase biogenesis protein, producing MASHGLRVLALGVVALGVAAGGAWYGLQQQKLAQAASADLALYESAQTRTPLVLTSRAAAVEGLVERGSVVGKLVPAKQLLVPRLQADGRKGYDLWLALEYTPGTGGMNGSGEFVIVNRGWIAESEVSDAAKFRVPDSEGEFSGYWVPLPLSADNELGAETCLDTSWPKTLRTPNPTFGDMKCLFNSQQIAQGLLMLTTELGEGADRNWTGQRQAIVKRYQTMVYGAFGAAALALLLWLGFAILGRPRPAVAAPAPAPAAPAATETPAEEAPAGAKHHHPHAPLGKLQR from the coding sequence ATGGCAAGTCACGGCTTGCGCGTGCTGGCCCTGGGCGTGGTTGCCCTGGGCGTGGCCGCGGGTGGGGCCTGGTACGGGCTTCAGCAGCAGAAACTGGCCCAGGCAGCGTCCGCCGACCTGGCCCTGTACGAATCGGCACAGACGCGCACCCCCCTGGTCCTGACCAGCCGCGCCGCCGCGGTGGAAGGGCTGGTCGAGCGGGGCAGCGTCGTTGGCAAGCTGGTGCCGGCGAAACAGTTGCTGGTCCCGCGCCTGCAGGCCGATGGCCGCAAGGGCTATGACCTGTGGCTGGCGCTGGAGTACACGCCCGGCACGGGCGGCATGAATGGCTCCGGCGAGTTCGTCATCGTCAACCGCGGATGGATCGCCGAGTCCGAGGTTTCCGACGCCGCGAAGTTCCGCGTGCCGGACAGCGAAGGCGAGTTTTCCGGCTACTGGGTGCCGCTGCCCCTCAGCGCCGATAACGAGCTGGGTGCCGAAACCTGCCTGGATACCTCCTGGCCCAAGACCCTGAGGACCCCGAATCCCACTTTCGGCGACATGAAGTGCCTGTTCAACTCGCAGCAGATCGCGCAAGGCCTGCTGATGCTGACCACCGAGCTGGGCGAGGGCGCCGACCGCAACTGGACCGGACAGCGTCAGGCGATCGTCAAACGCTACCAGACGATGGTCTACGGCGCCTTCGGCGCTGCCGCGCTAGCGCTGCTGCTGTGGCTGGGGTTTGCGATCCTGGGTCGTCCGCGACCGGCGGTTGCGGCTCCCGCGCCGGCACCCGCGGCTCCCGCGGCAACGGAGACACCGGCGGAGGAAGCGCCGGCCGGGGCCAAGCATCATCATCCGCACGCGCCGCTGGGCAAATTACAGCGCTAG